Proteins from one Chitinophaga oryzae genomic window:
- a CDS encoding HopJ type III effector protein — protein MNEQLTTLIGQLKEQTILFKDVIAFIESQYHHQPTAFKNGGAYNEATQNQGSAKVFAFAQLNGLSKEDTLYLFAEHYQAVLHHPDGEDHQNIRQFMAHGWPGVVFEGTALTRK, from the coding sequence ATGAACGAACAATTGACTACACTGATCGGACAACTGAAAGAGCAAACTATCCTCTTTAAAGACGTGATCGCATTCATAGAAAGCCAGTACCACCACCAGCCCACCGCCTTCAAAAACGGAGGCGCTTATAACGAAGCCACCCAGAACCAGGGAAGCGCCAAGGTCTTCGCCTTCGCGCAGTTGAACGGTCTTTCCAAAGAAGATACCCTTTACCTGTTCGCCGAACATTATCAAGCGGTGCTCCACCATCCGGATGGGGAAGATCATCAGAATATCCGTCAGTTTATGGCGCATGGATGGCCCGGCGTGGTTTTCGAAGGAACGGCGCTGACACGGAAATAA
- a CDS encoding RagB/SusD family nutrient uptake outer membrane protein encodes MMMKRIGITMLLLAAGAFSGCNKLLEIEPHGRQTTATFFTTPATARQGLIAAYKALQSNYRTGYPGYVRWVFGDVCSDDARANGGDNPDMIQVEFFTANATNPFYENAWSTLYQGIHAANIVIEKAPGVKGMDDATKKIYVAEGKFLRAYYYFNLVQIFGGVPLMLKEMLTDYNIPRNSKEEIWRQIESDLLDAEPALPEKSTQEKADYGRATKGAAQALLARVYLMQGKFAETEIWTKKIIDSKQYSLDPVYYHNFTIDGEYGVEPIFEINFQYDARFYDEEGSGDGDGRTRGPLSYGWCYDNPTQDLVDAFEPGDPRKKATVYKTGDVLPDGTIGNTGTSATGYLCTKYLILKNEMPDQPKSSGKDQIVFRLGHILLWYAEAANENGHHREALQALNQVRARAREGNTQLLPDVTTTDKEQLRKAIWQEQRVEYATEVFRFYDLVRTKRAAKVLNDFAKKYNSQKGASFKEGVNEIFPIPQSQINLSQGVLTQNPGF; translated from the coding sequence ATGATGATGAAACGAATAGGGATAACGATGCTTTTACTCGCAGCCGGCGCTTTTTCCGGATGCAATAAATTACTGGAGATAGAACCGCACGGCCGGCAAACCACCGCCACTTTTTTTACCACGCCGGCCACGGCCCGGCAGGGGCTGATCGCGGCTTACAAGGCGCTGCAGTCCAACTACCGCACGGGTTACCCGGGGTATGTGAGATGGGTTTTCGGAGATGTGTGCTCCGATGATGCCAGGGCTAACGGTGGTGACAACCCGGATATGATCCAGGTGGAATTTTTTACGGCCAACGCCACCAATCCTTTCTATGAAAACGCCTGGTCTACCTTGTACCAGGGCATACACGCGGCTAATATCGTGATCGAAAAAGCTCCCGGTGTCAAAGGGATGGATGATGCCACGAAAAAAATATATGTGGCGGAAGGCAAGTTCCTTCGCGCGTATTATTATTTCAACCTGGTACAGATCTTTGGCGGCGTACCGCTGATGCTGAAAGAAATGCTGACCGATTACAACATCCCCAGGAACAGCAAAGAAGAGATATGGCGGCAGATAGAATCCGACCTGCTGGACGCCGAGCCTGCGCTGCCGGAGAAAAGCACGCAGGAGAAAGCAGACTATGGTCGCGCTACCAAAGGCGCTGCACAGGCTTTGCTGGCCCGTGTATACCTCATGCAAGGTAAATTCGCCGAAACGGAAATATGGACGAAAAAGATCATCGATTCAAAGCAGTACAGCCTGGACCCGGTGTACTATCACAACTTCACCATCGACGGGGAGTATGGCGTGGAGCCCATCTTCGAAATCAATTTCCAGTACGATGCCCGCTTTTATGATGAAGAAGGCTCCGGCGACGGCGATGGCAGGACCCGCGGACCGTTGTCCTACGGCTGGTGCTACGACAATCCTACGCAGGACCTGGTAGACGCTTTCGAGCCCGGCGATCCCCGTAAGAAAGCGACCGTGTATAAAACCGGCGATGTGCTGCCGGATGGCACCATCGGCAATACCGGCACCAGCGCTACCGGTTACCTTTGTACGAAATATCTCATCCTGAAAAACGAAATGCCGGACCAGCCAAAAAGTTCCGGGAAAGACCAGATCGTTTTCCGCCTGGGGCATATACTACTGTGGTATGCGGAAGCGGCCAATGAAAACGGCCACCACCGCGAAGCGCTGCAGGCGCTGAACCAGGTGCGGGCGCGCGCCAGGGAAGGGAACACGCAGCTATTACCGGATGTGACCACAACAGACAAGGAACAGCTGCGGAAGGCTATCTGGCAGGAACAACGGGTGGAATACGCAACGGAAGTATTCCGTTTCTATGACCTGGTACGCACTAAAAGAGCAGCGAAAGTGCTGAATGATTTCGCTAAAAAATACAATAGTCAGAAAGGCGCTTCCTTTAAGGAAGGGGTGAACGAGATCTTCCCCATCCCACAATCGCAGATCAACCTGAGTCAGGGAGTGCTGACACAAAATCCGGGATTTTAA
- a CDS encoding alkaline phosphatase translates to MKRYVIAAAFLLPVLAISCKQPAPAEEAKEASPRKIKNIIFMVGDGMGTTQIYAGLTANKGSLNLERFKCIGFSRTNSASNYMTESAAGATAFSIGQKTYNGAIGVDSAGNPQPTILEIAKQHGLSTGIVVTTDITDATPATFAAHQKQREMQAEIAADYIKSDVDVLIGGGREHFDQRKDGRNLLTEFVQKGYQVKHTTADVEQVKQGKLIGLIKEERVAVRGDQLARTANAALQLLQQNKKGFFLVVEGSKIDDGGHANDLQYVTEEVIDFDKAIKAALDYAEKDGETLVIVTADHETGGLTIAEGDLKTGKISGKFSTDDHTGVMVPVFAYGPGAEAFMGIYHNNAIFRKFMEALKF, encoded by the coding sequence ATGAAAAGATACGTTATCGCCGCAGCGTTCCTTTTGCCGGTGCTGGCCATATCCTGTAAACAGCCTGCGCCAGCGGAGGAGGCAAAGGAAGCATCTCCCCGTAAGATCAAAAACATCATCTTTATGGTGGGCGATGGCATGGGCACTACGCAGATCTATGCCGGCCTGACGGCCAACAAAGGCTCGCTGAACCTGGAGCGGTTTAAATGCATCGGTTTCTCCCGCACCAACTCCGCCAGCAATTATATGACGGAATCGGCGGCCGGAGCTACCGCTTTCTCTATCGGGCAGAAGACCTATAACGGCGCTATCGGGGTGGACAGTGCGGGCAATCCGCAGCCTACTATCCTGGAGATCGCGAAGCAACACGGACTGTCGACCGGCATCGTGGTCACCACCGATATCACTGACGCCACGCCCGCCACCTTCGCAGCCCATCAGAAACAGCGGGAAATGCAGGCGGAGATAGCAGCAGATTATATTAAGTCGGACGTAGATGTGCTGATCGGCGGCGGCCGCGAACATTTCGACCAGCGGAAAGACGGTCGCAACCTGCTTACGGAGTTCGTACAGAAAGGTTACCAGGTAAAACATACGACCGCCGACGTTGAACAGGTGAAACAAGGAAAGCTGATAGGCCTCATCAAAGAAGAAAGGGTAGCCGTAAGGGGCGATCAGCTGGCACGTACAGCCAATGCTGCCCTGCAGTTGCTGCAGCAAAATAAAAAAGGCTTTTTTCTCGTGGTGGAAGGCTCCAAAATAGATGACGGCGGGCATGCCAACGACCTGCAGTATGTCACCGAAGAAGTGATCGATTTCGATAAAGCCATCAAGGCCGCGCTGGATTATGCAGAGAAAGACGGAGAGACACTGGTGATCGTTACTGCCGACCACGAAACCGGCGGGCTTACCATCGCGGAAGGCGACCTTAAAACAGGTAAGATCAGTGGTAAATTTTCCACCGATGACCATACCGGGGTGATGGTGCCGGTATTCGCCTATGGGCCGGGCGCAGAGGCGTTCATGGGTATTTATCACAACAATGCCATCTTCCGGAAATTTATGGAAGCATTAAAATTCTGA
- a CDS encoding AsmA-like C-terminal region-containing protein, which yields MFLLPLLFPDAVSGKIKTWANNSITGELNFSRARLSFFNHFPSLTLTLYDVSLKGGAPFRQDTLVAGKEVALGVNLKSVFSDAITIDEIFLTNGKIHIMVDSSGHPNYNVYKSAPAGTASKPDSGSASMKIERIQIDHCHLIYDDQSLPMYVQAKDVNYVGKGDLSKAVFDLYSRINIGSLDFNYGGTSYILSKKLNGELITKINTNSLDFIFEKNDLKINELPVRLKGAFAFMKNGYKMDFRLSSMESSLHAIFGALPPEYLTWMQHTNIDGTADVNASLIGEYIAETNTMPNLTFNMQVRDGVISNPKAPAPVKNLFLNFQSRLAGLNTDSLYLNVDSIFFNIDKDYFSSVIRVKGLKTPDIHVKLNTDIDLEKWSKAMGWQSFDLKGRLEAHLLADGPYATRIVDRGPKQRPDTVISSIPSFDLKASFRDGYFKLAALPEGLKNISFGITANCPDNNLANTRFNIDNLNANLLSNYIKGYFRFSNAQAPVIDAQLASVLQLADVRQFYPMDSLDVSGALHVDINTKGSYVPAKRLFPVTTAKLTMDNGALQTKYYPRPIQKINVDATITNTTGTLRSLNMNVKPIAFEFEGQPFLLKADLGNFDNLRYNITSNGTIDLGAIYKVFAIQGYDVKGFIKTNLALSGTQADAVAGRYGKLNNRGTMTVKDVVLHSDMFPLPFYISNGIFRFDQDKMWFDTFIATYGKSKLTMNGFLSNVIGYLTQKNQTLHGTFDFKSNYVLVDELMANATPATTTAPAKTAGPSGVIVLPSNLALTLNAAADRIRFKGMNIDSFHGQVVLDSGKVALNKTGFNIIGAPVEMDATYAATQPQRATFDYHITAKEFDIRRAYNEIKIFRDMASSAASASGIVGLDYRLAGKLDGNMSPVYPSLKGGGVLSVKKIKLKGFRLMNAVSQSTGKSDIRDPDVSRVDIKSSISNNIITIERTKLRIAGFRPRFEGQVSMDGRLNLKGRLGLPPFGILGIPFNVTGTQSNPSVKLRRGSEKDQLEETPDTDE from the coding sequence TTGTTTTTATTACCTCTCCTTTTCCCCGATGCGGTATCCGGTAAAATCAAAACCTGGGCAAACAACAGCATCACGGGCGAGCTCAATTTCTCCCGGGCACGGCTATCTTTCTTTAACCACTTCCCGTCGCTGACACTGACGCTGTATGACGTGAGCCTGAAAGGCGGGGCGCCCTTCCGGCAAGACACCCTGGTAGCCGGCAAAGAAGTGGCCCTGGGGGTAAACCTGAAAAGCGTATTCTCCGACGCCATCACCATCGATGAAATATTTCTGACCAACGGGAAAATCCATATCATGGTGGATTCTTCCGGACACCCTAACTACAACGTGTACAAAAGCGCGCCTGCCGGCACCGCCAGCAAACCAGACAGCGGCAGCGCCTCCATGAAAATAGAGCGGATACAGATCGATCATTGTCACCTTATCTACGATGACCAGTCGCTCCCCATGTACGTACAAGCGAAGGACGTAAACTATGTGGGCAAAGGGGACCTTTCCAAAGCAGTCTTTGATCTCTATTCCAGGATCAACATCGGTTCGCTGGACTTCAATTATGGTGGCACCTCCTATATCCTGTCTAAAAAACTGAACGGAGAGCTGATCACCAAAATCAACACCAACTCGCTTGATTTTATTTTTGAAAAGAACGACCTGAAAATAAATGAACTGCCGGTACGCCTGAAAGGCGCTTTCGCTTTCATGAAGAACGGCTATAAAATGGACTTCCGTCTTAGCTCCATGGAATCCAGCCTGCATGCTATCTTTGGCGCACTGCCGCCTGAATATCTAACCTGGATGCAGCATACCAATATAGACGGCACCGCAGACGTTAACGCCAGCCTGATCGGCGAATATATCGCCGAAACCAACACCATGCCCAACCTGACTTTTAACATGCAGGTACGTGATGGTGTGATCAGCAATCCGAAGGCGCCGGCCCCGGTAAAAAACCTGTTCCTGAATTTTCAGTCCAGGCTCGCGGGGCTCAACACAGACAGCTTATACCTGAATGTAGACTCTATCTTCTTCAACATTGATAAAGATTATTTCAGTTCTGTGATACGGGTAAAAGGGTTGAAAACACCGGACATCCATGTCAAATTAAACACAGACATCGACCTGGAGAAATGGAGCAAAGCCATGGGCTGGCAGTCTTTCGACCTGAAAGGCCGCCTGGAAGCACACCTGCTGGCCGACGGCCCCTATGCCACCCGCATCGTGGACCGTGGCCCCAAACAACGACCGGATACCGTCATCAGCAGTATCCCGTCCTTCGATCTCAAGGCCAGCTTCCGCGACGGCTATTTTAAACTGGCCGCGCTGCCGGAAGGCCTTAAAAATATCAGCTTCGGGATAACAGCCAATTGCCCGGACAACAACCTGGCGAACACCCGTTTTAATATCGACAACCTCAACGCCAACCTGCTCAGCAACTATATCAAAGGATACTTCCGTTTCAGCAACGCCCAGGCGCCTGTCATAGACGCGCAACTGGCTTCTGTTTTACAGCTGGCCGACGTCAGACAGTTCTATCCCATGGACAGCCTGGACGTCAGCGGCGCCCTGCATGTGGACATCAACACCAAAGGCAGCTATGTACCGGCCAAAAGACTGTTCCCCGTCACCACCGCGAAGCTGACCATGGACAACGGCGCCCTGCAGACAAAATATTACCCGAGGCCCATTCAAAAGATCAATGTGGACGCCACCATCACCAATACCACCGGCACTCTCCGTTCGCTGAACATGAACGTGAAACCAATTGCGTTTGAATTCGAAGGACAACCTTTTCTGCTGAAAGCAGACCTGGGCAACTTTGACAACCTGCGATACAATATCACCTCCAACGGCACCATCGACCTGGGCGCTATCTATAAAGTATTCGCTATACAGGGCTACGATGTGAAAGGTTTCATCAAAACCAACCTGGCGCTCAGCGGTACCCAGGCAGACGCCGTGGCCGGGCGCTATGGCAAACTAAACAACCGCGGCACCATGACCGTGAAGGACGTCGTGCTTCACTCGGACATGTTCCCCCTCCCCTTCTACATCAGCAACGGCATCTTCCGGTTCGACCAGGATAAGATGTGGTTTGATACCTTCATCGCTACCTATGGTAAGTCGAAGCTTACCATGAACGGATTCTTAAGCAATGTCATTGGTTATCTCACGCAGAAAAACCAAACACTGCACGGCACCTTCGATTTCAAAAGCAATTATGTGCTGGTAGATGAACTGATGGCCAATGCCACTCCCGCCACTACCACCGCTCCGGCTAAAACCGCCGGTCCTTCCGGTGTGATCGTACTGCCGTCCAACCTGGCGCTTACGCTCAACGCTGCAGCGGACAGGATCCGCTTCAAAGGCATGAACATCGACAGCTTCCACGGACAGGTAGTACTGGACAGCGGCAAAGTAGCCCTCAACAAAACCGGGTTCAACATCATCGGCGCGCCGGTGGAGATGGACGCCACCTATGCCGCAACGCAGCCACAGCGGGCCACTTTCGACTATCACATCACCGCAAAGGAATTCGACATCCGGCGCGCTTATAACGAAATTAAAATCTTCCGGGACATGGCCAGTTCAGCTGCCAGTGCCAGCGGTATCGTAGGCCTCGACTATCGCCTCGCCGGTAAACTGGATGGCAATATGAGCCCCGTTTACCCTTCCCTGAAAGGCGGCGGCGTCCTGTCTGTGAAGAAGATCAAACTCAAAGGTTTCAGGCTGATGAACGCCGTCAGCCAGTCCACCGGCAAATCGGACATCCGGGACCCGGACGTCTCCAGGGTAGACATCAAATCCAGCATCAGCAATAACATCATCACCATAGAGCGGACCAAACTGCGGATAGCAGGCTTCCGCCCGCGCTTTGAAGGGCAGGTAAGCATGGACGGCCGGTTAAACCTGAAAGGCCGCCTCGGCCTGCCGCCGTTCGGTATCCTGGGCATCCCATTCAATGTGACAGGCACACAGAGCAACCCTTCAGTAAAACTCCGCAGAGGCAGCGAGAAAGACCAGCTGGAAGAAACACCCGACACCGACGAATAA
- a CDS encoding thiol-activated cytolysin family protein → MKKTMYALPLLMLAFAVSCKKDVRETSAGNSETTGKAGFTNENNQFRFMKKFPLPDTGVQVKSSDPMARGTNCTVQTVTKTAGYDENILLNPNSDIIYIGSLIKSETINSGAYTPLLNVTRKPITMSVSLQGVQGSVAKTYLPSVSAQRTALNDILNQKITGDQPSEVSMEVNQVYSEDQMKLTIGTKFEYSKIASATANFDWSEASQKTHVVAKFLQVYYTADIDIPNDGKLIEDDPSKFGPYSPVYVSSCTYGRVGLFFLESSKSQKEVKAALTIAYKAAVTSGSIEVTTEVKNILNESTIKVYTNGGSGADAVKAIAGYEEFVNFIKQGGRYSINSRGALLSYKLRYLSDHSIARTVLTSTYNVRTCDETISQLYSFRNDQDGDHYIGFVPNMDSYWTYEGPAFKAHRMAVDGAYPVYCYSRRANGEHVFSMGGTPDGSGWISEGVAFYAYKTQVEGTVPIYEFYSASGTNHYYTPASTIGSYPGYWTERRGVAFYLFPNQ, encoded by the coding sequence ATGAAAAAGACAATGTATGCATTGCCGCTGCTGATGCTGGCATTTGCAGTGTCCTGTAAAAAGGACGTCCGTGAAACCAGTGCAGGAAACTCCGAAACGACCGGAAAGGCTGGTTTTACCAATGAAAATAACCAGTTCCGGTTCATGAAAAAATTTCCCCTGCCAGATACCGGCGTTCAGGTAAAAAGTTCAGATCCTATGGCTAGGGGTACCAACTGTACGGTGCAAACGGTGACAAAGACCGCAGGTTATGACGAGAACATTTTACTGAATCCCAATTCCGATATTATCTACATTGGGTCCCTGATTAAATCGGAAACGATCAACAGCGGTGCTTATACCCCCTTACTTAACGTAACAAGGAAACCCATCACGATGTCGGTGTCGTTGCAGGGCGTACAGGGATCGGTAGCTAAAACCTATCTTCCCAGTGTATCTGCCCAGCGTACTGCCTTAAACGACATCCTGAACCAGAAGATCACCGGCGATCAGCCTTCTGAAGTAAGTATGGAAGTAAACCAGGTGTACAGTGAAGATCAAATGAAACTCACTATCGGAACGAAGTTTGAATACAGTAAGATCGCCAGTGCCACCGCAAATTTTGACTGGAGTGAGGCGTCCCAGAAAACCCATGTTGTAGCCAAGTTCTTACAAGTCTACTACACCGCTGATATTGATATCCCAAATGACGGCAAGCTGATCGAAGATGACCCTTCCAAATTTGGCCCGTACTCTCCGGTCTATGTATCTTCCTGTACTTATGGAAGAGTGGGGCTCTTTTTCCTGGAATCATCCAAATCACAGAAAGAAGTGAAAGCCGCATTGACAATTGCTTACAAAGCTGCTGTAACTTCCGGGAGTATTGAGGTTACAACAGAGGTTAAAAACATACTGAACGAAAGCACCATTAAGGTATATACAAACGGCGGCTCTGGTGCTGACGCTGTTAAGGCCATAGCCGGGTATGAGGAGTTTGTTAACTTTATCAAACAGGGCGGCAGGTACAGCATTAATTCCAGAGGTGCTTTATTGTCGTATAAGCTGCGGTACCTCAGTGATCACAGCATAGCCAGGACAGTGCTGACTTCCACTTATAATGTTCGTACCTGTGACGAGACAATTTCCCAGCTCTATAGTTTTCGTAACGACCAGGATGGTGATCACTATATCGGATTCGTTCCCAATATGGACTCTTACTGGACTTACGAAGGACCGGCTTTCAAAGCGCATAGGATGGCAGTAGACGGCGCATATCCTGTTTATTGTTATTCCAGACGTGCCAATGGAGAGCACGTATTTTCAATGGGAGGTACTCCGGATGGCAGCGGCTGGATCTCTGAAGGTGTTGCTTTTTACGCCTATAAAACGCAGGTGGAAGGTACGGTACCCATCTATGAGTTTTACAGTGCTTCCGGTACAAACCACTATTATACCCCCGCCAGTACGATCGGCAGCTATCCCGGGTATTGGACCGAGAGAAGAGGCGTAGCGTTTTATTTATTTCCTAATCAGTAG
- a CDS encoding outer membrane beta-barrel family protein — MKQLFLVLCCLGIATPAFSQSYTLKGKIMSASTKEAVTGAMVLLQSQRDSTKKFPAAAGASGNFQLSLPAGSYTLRTWAFNFVAHSRTVILQEDTDLGNITLADDVKQLATVQVQGEKSTIELKTDKKVFNVGKDILSKGGNATDILNNVPAVNVDIQGNVSLRDNQNVRILINGKPSMQTQNNGLAQIPAGNIEKIEVITNPSSAYEAQGSAGIINIILKKNAAQGFNASLQAGLASPRNNTANLNASYKTQHVNLFTNIGVRDQTLLLREDLVRVNKNPYSLLRQHNRADLNSNSVNLYFGTDFYLNEQNTLTASYFRTKRDNHDTNDFSYNYFNAHGTSDSSVSRQEIYREPQIFNELELNYARTFKQPGRKWTTYVQYDFWNDDENQDIRQSGGQPGPLNIITRDIESSKDIYLQSDYKTPLKAGQLEMGVRGQWRAIRSEYSAAQNGKLLDGNNNKLFYDEDIYAAYTQYSRKWKQLDAQLGLRSELSSIRISDREQTVGKHKQYINLFPTLHLQYSFRHDWSLQASYSRRINRPKFWQLNTFSGLSDQRFLQRGNPNMDPMYTNVAELALLKKTGQLTVNPGIYYQYTTNYFDAVIEPQADGTFVRTWANMGNENRYGLDMTTTYSPYGWWRLSWDINWYSYSQRGEYAGKAYSADNTTWFTTIRSGMRFPKIVNIDGSFTYRGRRQEVQVTTAEQYRANIGFSKDLFGDRMSVAFSINNIFNSNILLQEMDVPAYSLSTRSQREGVIYTGNVVYRFNRRKNQTDRLPEEK; from the coding sequence ATGAAGCAATTATTCCTGGTTTTATGCTGCCTTGGCATAGCCACACCGGCTTTCAGCCAATCCTATACTTTGAAAGGAAAGATCATGTCCGCCAGCACTAAAGAAGCCGTCACCGGCGCTATGGTATTGTTACAGTCGCAGCGCGACTCCACTAAAAAGTTCCCCGCTGCGGCCGGCGCCAGCGGCAACTTCCAGCTGAGCCTGCCGGCAGGCAGCTATACGCTTCGTACGTGGGCTTTTAATTTCGTCGCGCATTCCCGGACAGTCATCCTGCAGGAAGATACCGACCTTGGAAATATCACCCTGGCAGACGATGTTAAACAACTCGCCACCGTGCAGGTACAGGGCGAAAAATCCACCATCGAACTAAAAACAGATAAAAAAGTGTTCAACGTGGGTAAAGACATCCTCTCCAAAGGCGGCAACGCTACAGATATTCTGAACAATGTGCCTGCGGTGAACGTGGATATACAGGGCAACGTATCGTTGCGCGACAACCAGAACGTGAGGATACTCATCAACGGAAAGCCGTCTATGCAGACGCAGAACAACGGACTGGCACAGATCCCGGCCGGTAACATCGAAAAAATAGAAGTGATCACCAACCCATCCTCGGCTTACGAAGCACAGGGCAGCGCAGGGATTATCAACATCATCCTGAAAAAAAATGCCGCGCAGGGATTCAACGCATCTTTGCAGGCCGGTCTCGCCAGTCCGAGAAACAACACCGCCAACCTCAACGCCAGCTACAAAACACAACACGTTAACCTGTTCACCAATATCGGCGTCCGCGATCAGACATTACTTCTGCGGGAAGACCTGGTGCGTGTCAACAAAAATCCGTACAGCCTGCTGCGGCAGCATAACCGCGCCGACTTAAATTCCAACAGCGTCAACCTCTACTTCGGAACGGATTTTTATCTCAACGAGCAAAACACACTTACCGCCAGCTACTTCCGGACCAAACGGGACAACCATGATACCAACGACTTTTCTTACAACTACTTTAATGCACATGGCACGTCCGACAGTTCCGTCAGCCGGCAGGAGATCTATCGCGAGCCGCAGATATTCAATGAACTGGAACTGAACTACGCCCGTACCTTTAAACAACCCGGCAGAAAATGGACCACGTATGTACAGTACGATTTCTGGAATGACGACGAAAACCAGGACATCCGGCAATCCGGCGGCCAGCCTGGCCCTTTGAACATCATTACCCGGGATATCGAAAGCAGCAAGGACATCTACCTGCAAAGCGATTATAAGACACCGTTGAAAGCCGGGCAGCTGGAAATGGGCGTCCGTGGCCAGTGGCGCGCCATCCGCAGCGAATATTCCGCCGCGCAGAACGGAAAACTGCTCGACGGCAATAACAACAAGCTTTTTTATGACGAGGATATCTATGCCGCCTATACGCAGTACAGCCGGAAATGGAAGCAACTGGATGCCCAGCTGGGCTTGCGCAGCGAGCTGTCCAGCATCCGTATCAGCGACCGGGAACAAACGGTCGGCAAACATAAACAGTACATCAACCTGTTCCCCACCCTGCATTTACAGTACAGCTTCCGGCACGACTGGAGCCTGCAGGCCAGTTACAGCCGCCGGATCAACCGGCCCAAATTCTGGCAGCTGAACACCTTCTCCGGCTTGTCAGACCAGCGGTTTCTCCAGCGCGGCAATCCCAATATGGACCCGATGTACACCAATGTGGCAGAACTGGCGCTGCTGAAGAAAACCGGGCAGTTGACCGTGAACCCCGGCATCTATTACCAATACACGACCAATTATTTTGACGCGGTGATCGAACCGCAGGCCGACGGCACTTTTGTGCGGACATGGGCCAATATGGGCAACGAAAACCGCTACGGGCTGGACATGACCACCACCTACAGCCCCTATGGCTGGTGGCGCCTGTCCTGGGACATCAACTGGTATTCCTACTCCCAGCGCGGGGAATATGCCGGCAAAGCCTATTCCGCCGACAACACCACGTGGTTCACCACTATCCGCTCCGGTATGCGGTTTCCCAAAATTGTGAACATAGACGGCAGCTTCACCTATCGCGGCAGACGGCAGGAAGTACAGGTGACCACAGCAGAACAATACCGCGCCAACATCGGTTTCTCCAAAGACCTGTTTGGCGACCGGATGTCGGTCGCCTTCAGCATCAACAACATCTTCAATTCCAATATCCTGCTACAGGAAATGGACGTGCCGGCGTACTCCCTTTCTACCCGCAGCCAGCGGGAAGGGGTTATCTACACGGGCAATGTGGTGTACCGGTTTAACCGCAGGAAAAACCAGACAGACAGGCTACCGGAAGAAAAATAA